In Candidatus Thorarchaeota archaeon, the sequence GATGCTTGGGGGGTTTGTAGGTGCGGTTGGGACAACTTCAGCCGACACTCTCGCAAGTGAAATAGGTGTCTTCAGTAAGCGTAAGCCTAGACTCATTACAAATCTGAGACGCAAAGTTCCTAGTGGGACAATTGGAGCTGTTTCTCTGCTTGGAGAGGCTGTAGCAGCTTTATCCGGTCTTGCCATTGGTATCATAGTTGCTCTTTTTACAATCATCACTCCAGGTTCGGTACCGATTGCGGGAATCTTCGAACTGCTTATGATTATCCCACTTTCAGTTCTTACCGCCTTCATCGGGTGCAATCTCGATAGCTTTATTGGAGCCGTTGTACAAGACAAGTACGTCTGCGAGATATGCGGTGCAATTACTGATCGTGAGTTCCACTGCGATTATGAGACCAAGCATATTGGAGGATACAAACAGTTCAGCAATATCCATGTCAATCTTGGCTCATCTGGTATGGGTGCAACGCTGGGTATTGTACTAGGAGCAGGATTGTTCATATGGATTCTCGGGGGACTCTTCTTCTGGATTCTTGCTTCTTCAAGTAACTGAGTCTCATAGGCTCATGTACGAGGAAATCTATTCAGCAGAGGTAGTCATTCATAGGTGACACAAAGCTTAACGGGAACCCTATCTAAGACTGAATTACGTCATCATATGTGGTTTGTACCAGAAGGAGTGCCAATGGCAGACACGAAGACTTACGAATGGGCGCTAACAGGTATTTTCGCAGCTTTTCATCTTGTTCTCACTATGATTCCCCTTTACCTCCTAGGAATGGGTGGTGGTTTCATTTCGTGGGGGCTTATCTCTGCACCCATTGTAGGCTTTCTGCTGGGTCCATTCTATGGCCTCATTTCCGTTGCGATAGGGTCGATTCTGGGAACCATGTTCTTCAATATTGGAGGGGTCCTAGGACCGATAATCCCGGTCTTTGCACCCATGACAAGTGCCCTCGTAACGGGAAGCATCCGTTTCAGAAGGTTTCGTGCTATCCCAATCGTATTTTTTCTCGGTTTAGTTGTCTACATAGCCGGTCCGATAGGTCTCGTCACAATACCATATCTCT encodes:
- a CDS encoding DUF92 domain-containing protein, whose translation is MFVYELITHPVVSGLLLMGLIGLLSYKLGFVDVSGLISAFVVGFTVWYTGGPALFSILLFFFVSSGLATKFKYKTKAKKGVAQESKGKRSYRNVLASGIIPMFFSISMYVSPLVGVNPYWMLGGFVGAVGTTSADTLASEIGVFSKRKPRLITNLRRKVPSGTIGAVSLLGEAVAALSGLAIGIIVALFTIITPGSVPIAGIFELLMIIPLSVLTAFIGCNLDSFIGAVVQDKYVCEICGAITDREFHCDYETKHIGGYKQFSNIHVNLGSSGMGATLGIVLGAGLFIWILGGLFFWILASSSN